The Flammeovirga agarivorans genomic sequence GCTTCATGTATGTCATGTAGCAACTTCTTAGAGCTTAAAGATAATAATACATTAAATCAAGATTCATTCTGGAACACAGAAGAACACTTGGAATTAGCAGTCACTGCAGCCTACGAGAGCCTTACTCCCGAAGAAATGTTTGGCCGAGGCTATAGAGATTTAGATGTCATTAGTGACAATGGCTACAATGAATGGACTTGGATGCAATACTGGGATATCAGTGTAGGTCAACATAACCCTGCAGTTGAAAGAATCAACTGGGTTTGGAATGATAATTACAAAGGTATTCGAAGAGCGAATGAGATCTTAGACAATGCTCCAGGAATGAATATTGACGAAGACCTTAAAGATACTTCACTTGGAGAAGCCTATTTCCTTAGAGCATTATTTTACAATAACTTATCTATGTTATTCAAAAATGTGCCGCTGATCTTAAAGGTTGTTTCACCAGAAGAAGCAAAAATCGAGAAGTCTTCTAATGAAGAAGTCGTTAATCAAATCATTGAAGACTTATCTACTGCTATAGAACTACTACCTGATTCAGGAGAAACTCCAGGTAGAATTAATAAATATGCCGCATTAGCACTTAGAGCAAGAGTTTATCTATACAATAAACAATATGAAAATGCGGTAAAAGACTGTGAGGAAGTGATTAACTCAGGGAAATACAGTTTAGTAGATGACTATGCATTCTTATTCTCTAATGAAGGACAAAACAGTGAGGAGTCTATTTTCTCTGTACAATTTGTATCGAACATGAAGTCAGGTGAGAAGTTTAGTGGTACTTACAAAAAACAACCTCAATCTCACTTTGGTGTACTGCCAAACTTAGTATATGATTTTTATACAAAGAATGGTTTAAAACCAGAAGATGATCCAGATGCAACTCCATTCTCAGAGTGGTCAGATGAAAAAGGAATTCCATTAACAGCAGAGCAATTAGAAGAAAAAGGATTAAGCATTTTTGACTACTGGGCAGAATTTAACAATAGAGACCCTCGCTTAGATGTATCTGTTTTAAGAGGTGGAGAACCATGGGTGGATCAAGCTAAATGGGATAACGTTGTAAAAGCAACAAGATATGGTATCCAAAAATATATCCGTACTGAAGTGGGCCTTTATGAAGATGGTGATAAAAACTTCATGGTACTAAGATATGCAGATGTATTATTAATGTTTGCGGAAGCTAAAAATGAATTAAGTGGTCCTTCGGGAGATGTATTTGCTGCACTTAATCAAGTAAGAAGAAGAGTGAGTATGCCAGACTTTGATTCATCATTAGATCAAGCTGGTTTAAGAGAAGAAATCCGTCATGAAAGAAGAGTAGAACTTGCTTTTGAGGGATTAAGATACTTCGATGAATTAAGATGGGAAACAGCTAAAAATGACTTCGAAAATAAAGTGATCTTCCATGAAAGAACCTTTAACGAAGGAAAACATTATTGGTGGCCAATACCTCAAACAGAAATTGACAGGAATCCAAACCTGACTCAAAACCCTGGTTGGTAATCCATTTTTTAGATGTGAGGGGAGCCTCTCCCCTTATTTTTTCAAATGCTGAACAGAAATAATAATGAAAAATAAATATTTAAAGTTATCTCTATTAATACCATTCTTAGCCACACTATTCTTTGGTTGCGAAATGGATGATATGATCAACAATAGACCTATTCCTGGTGAAGAAGAGGAAGAAGAATATGTCTCTTATGGGAAGAAAGGTTTTGGTCAAACCACTAAAAGTCATGTTTGGAGTAATTGTGTATCTCTATCACAACCCTTCTGGCATTACTCATGGGGACCAGATTATCCACAAGGCCTTCCAGACAATGTAGAATTTGTCCCTATGCTTTGGGGACGTAATAATGTTGCTGAAAAAGTTGAGACGTTAAAGCAATTAGCTGCTGAAGGTAAGATCAAATACTTACTGGGTTTTAATGAACCAGATAAAGAAGATCAATCACATATGTCTGTAGAAGAGGCTATTGAACTTTGGCCTTTACTTGAGTCGGTGGGTGTTCCTTTAGGGTCTCCAGCTCCAGCAAGCTTAAATAGTGGTTGGTTAGATGAATTTATGACTCAAGCGAATGCTAAAGGACTAAGAGTTGACTTTATCTGTATTCACAGATATACTGATTCTATTGATCCTAATAAATGGATGGAAGCTTTTCAAGGATCTTATACAAAATGGGGGTTACCAATTTGGATTACAGAAATGGGACTTGCCGATTGGAATGCTACTACTCCTGAAAATAATAAAAGAACAAAGGAACAAGCCTACGATTTAATGGAAGCTTTACTTCCAATGATGGATGAAGCGGATTATATCCAAAGATATGCATGGTTTGATGGTGGTAGAGCGAAAAATCAAGCTGCACTTCATATTTCTGCGGTTTACGAACAAAATTCTGACGTTCTTACAGATTTAGGTATTCTTTATTCGGAACATGATCCTAACTTAAAAGCTGGTGGTGGAAATAGTGAAATTCCTGAGCCAGGTGATTACGGTTTAGTTGTTGACGGTGGCTTCGAACTAAGAAACGCTGATGGAGCTTGGAGTGGATATGACAACGGATTCACAGAAGAAACTGAAGCTAGAAAAGGTATCGTAAGTGGTAAAATCCAACCGGACAATAATGGCGATGGTGGGTCTATGTTACAAGCCATTGAAGTTGAGCCTAACACTACTTACTCTTTCTCTTACTCTACGAAATGGGCTGAGGTACCTGATGGTACAATAAAGGTCCAAGTACAAGACCGTTCAATGGATTCTAAACCTGAAGGTGGATGGCCACAATTATATATTGAACCAATTGCTGAAACAACAGAATGGACAGATGTATCGGCTTCTTTTACAACCACAGAATCTACTTCAAAAGTATATCTAGTGTTTTACAAAGGAGGTACAAACGATGAAACAAATGCAGGTTTAACAACACTATATATTGATGAAGTATCAGTATTTAAAACAGGCGATGCTGAACCTACTCCAGACCCAGAGCCAAATCCAGTTCCTGATTCAGGAATTATTGTAGATGGAGGATTTGAGCAAGTAACAGCTGGTCCATTCCCTAGTTCTTCTGCATCATCTTGGTATGGTTTCGATGGTAGCTTTGTGAATGATGTGGCTGAAGCTCATACTGGTAGTCAATATGCAGTTCTTGCTACAGATAATAATGGTGATGGTGCATTTATTAACCATGTAATCTCTACTATCAACGCGAACAAAGTATATACATTAGATATGCATTCGAAGTGGTTGCAAGTACCAACTACTGAAGGTTCTATTAGAGTATTTGATGTCACTGATGGTGGAAAAGTAACATTACTAGATGGTAAATTCTCTAAAGAAACTGCATGGACAAAAGATACATTTACTTTTGAAACTTCAGCAACGACTTCAGAAATCCGTATCACTATCATTAAACCGGGGGGAGAAAAAGACAACTCTGTTATGATCGATGATGTGCTTTTATTTGAAACTGGTGATGTTGAAGTGCCACCAGTAGAAGATGACGACTTAGTTCAAGAAGGTGGTTTTGAAGGTGTTGAACTTGGTGCTTTAAAAGCAGATTCTTCACCATGGTCAGGATATGGTTCTGGTTCTACAGATATTGTAGGTACTTCATTAACTACTCCTTATGAAGGTGACCAATGTGCTCGTCTGAAAAAAGATGAAGCATCACTTATTCAAACTATTGCAGTAGAAAGTGGTAAGACTTATGTTTTCTCTTTTTATACTAAATGGGAAGACGGTGCAGGTAGTAACTTGAAATTCACTATTAAGCCATCGAATAATGGTAGTATTAAAACTCAAGAGGTGATTACTGCTACAACAGATTGGGCTGAAACAACTTTCGAATATACTGTACCTGATGGTCACACTAGTCTTACTTGTAATATCTACAAAACGAAGAATACTAGTGGTGGTTATTTCCTAGTTGACAATGTCTCTGTAACTGAAAAAAAATAATATTCTAAAGAGGGGAAGATCAACTCTTCCCCTCCTACTTCACCGTTTAATATGAAAAGGCACTACTTAATTTATATCATTGGAATATTATTTTCCATGAATATTGGCTGTCAAAAAGTCGAAAAAATTGACAGACAATATCGAGAAACTATCCGACTAACTGACAACTGGCAATTCCAATATCAAGATACTTTATCTGATCAATGGACAAATGTAACGGTACCACATGATTGGGCCATCTCTATGGATTTTGATAAAACTATAGATATGCAAGAAGTGATGGTACTTGAAGATGGTGATCCTGTTCCAAAATTACGCACAGGTAGAACTGGAGCATTACCTCATATTGGAAAAGGTTTTTACAGAAAAGAATTAAACTTCACTAACCAAGACAAAGGAAAGAAAATATATATACAATTCGATGGAGCAATGAGCCATGCAAAAGTCTATTTAAACAAAAAGTTTGTAGGCAGTTGGCCATATGGATACACTTCTTTCGAATTCGATATCACTCCTTATATTAATTATGGAGACTATAACCTATTGGAAGTTCATTTAGAAAATAAACCACTATCATCAAGGTGGTATCCTGGTGCGGGGATTTACAGAAATGTAAGAATAGTAAAAACCAACCCTATTCATGTCAAACAATGGGGTACGTATATCACTACCCCAGTGATCAATGAAGAAGAAGGCTTAGTGAATATTGAGACAAAGATTTCTAATTCGACTGTAAAAGAGCAAAAGGTAACTTTAGTTCAGACCGTTTTATTTAATAACGAAAGAGTCGCTTCTGAAGAACAAAGCTTATATGTCCAAAAAGGAGAAAATACATCTGAAATAAAAATAGATGTCCCTTCTCCAAAATTATGGTCACCTGATACGCCGAACCTTTATAAAGTAATCACAGAAGTTGTTGTCAATAATGAGATAATTGACACTTTCCATAGTGAATTTGGGTTCAGAACTATTGAGTTTACAAATAATGATGGGTTCTTCCTTAATGGAAAAGAATTAAAATTTAAAGGTGTGTGTTTACATCATGATCTAGGTCCATTAGGTGCCGCACATAATGAATCGGCACTTAGACACAGATTATTAAAGCTAAAGGAAATGGGAGCCAATGCGATTCGTTCTACGCATAACCCCTCAGATCCAAGTTTAGTAAGACTAACAGATGAATTAGGTTTCTTATTTATCGCTGAAGCTTTTGATGAATGGGAAGTACCTAAAACTGAAAATGGCTACAATACTTTATGGAACGAATGGGCAGAAAAAGATTTGGCAGCTTTAATTCATAGAGATAGAAACCACCCTTCTTTGATCATGTGGTCTATAGGAAATGAAATTAGAGAACAGACAAAGAAAGATGGTGCAAAGAATGCTCAATTCCTAACAGACATTTGCCATAGAGAAGACCCTAGCAGACCTTCAACTGCTGGCTTTAATAATTGGAAAGGAGCTATTGCTAACGGTTTGGCAGATGCTGTGGATATTCCTGGTTGGAATTATAAGCCAAATAAATATGAAGCTATTCATAAACAACATCCTAAATGGAAGATGTATGGAAGCGAAACAGCATCAACTGTAAGTTCTAGAGGAGAATACTTCTTCCCTGCCAAAGAAGGAAAGCATAAAATTCGACCGAGTTTACACTCTAATTCATTTGATATGGATTTCCCAAACTGGGCGCAAACTCCTGATAGAGAATTTAAGGCACAAGACAAACATAAGTTTATCATGGGAGAATTTGTTTGGACAGGTTACGATTATTTAGGTGAACCAACACCTTACAACGAAGAATGGCCAACCAAGAGCTCTTATTTTGGAATTATTGATTTAGCAGGGATTCCAAAAGATCGTTTTTACCTATATAAAAGTAAATGGTCTAATGAAAAGGTGTTACATGTCTTACCGCATTGGAACTGGAAAGAAGGACAAACAGTTAGTGTACACGCTTACACTAATTACAACAAAGCTGAATTGTTTATTAATGGAAAAAGTATGGGTATTAAAACCAAAAATAACAATTCACTATACGATACTTATCGATTAAGATGGGATAATATCACTTACCATTCGGGTGAGATGAAAGTAGTTGCATTAAATGACCAAAATGAGGCTATTGAAGAAGTCGTTAAACAAACCGCAGGAATACCATATCAACTAAAAATTGAGGTTGATCGATCTGAAGTGCAAGCCAACGGTGAAGAAGTCATTTATGCAAGTGTATCTATACTCGATAAGAATAGACAACTTTGTCCAAAAGCTGATCAGTTAGTCACATTTAATGTAGAAGGACAAGGAACTTTAAGAGCAGTAGGCAATGGTGATCCAACTTCTTTGGAATCTTTTGTAGCGCCAAAAAGAAAAGCTTTCAATGGCATGTGTATGGCAATTTTACAATCAACAAAAGAAGAAGGAAAAATCACAATGACAGCTTCTTCTCAAGGATTAGCTCCTGCCACAATTACTATCCATACCCAACAGACATTATAATATTTTTATAAAATAAATAGATCAGGGAGGATACAATGTGTTCTCCCTATTTTTCCACTTCAATTTTTAAATCATGATCAATAAACTACTCAATTTCACATTATTACTATCTATTCTTGGTTGCACATCTGTAAAAGATACTTTGAGTATCCAAGAACAAAACGAAATTCACCAACCTTATATCCACTCCTCCAATAATAGGGTATTCGATCAAAGTGAAGGATGGATTCCTGTATGGTCGGATGAATTTGACGGGACCAATCTGGATGAAACAAAATGGACGAAAACTGTAAGTTCTAAATCTAGAGCACCCCGACCTGAATTAGGGATAAGTTCTTGGTTCTGGGTCCAAGACCATGTTTGGTTAGACGGTAATGGACATTTAGTGCTAAAGAGTTCCAAGGTATCCGATAACAAGATGTTTTGTGGCAGCGTTGATTCTAGAGGAAAATACCAACCAAAATATGGTTATATGGAAGCTAGAATTAAAATCGCTG encodes the following:
- a CDS encoding glycoside hydrolase family 2 TIM barrel-domain containing protein, with amino-acid sequence MKRHYLIYIIGILFSMNIGCQKVEKIDRQYRETIRLTDNWQFQYQDTLSDQWTNVTVPHDWAISMDFDKTIDMQEVMVLEDGDPVPKLRTGRTGALPHIGKGFYRKELNFTNQDKGKKIYIQFDGAMSHAKVYLNKKFVGSWPYGYTSFEFDITPYINYGDYNLLEVHLENKPLSSRWYPGAGIYRNVRIVKTNPIHVKQWGTYITTPVINEEEGLVNIETKISNSTVKEQKVTLVQTVLFNNERVASEEQSLYVQKGENTSEIKIDVPSPKLWSPDTPNLYKVITEVVVNNEIIDTFHSEFGFRTIEFTNNDGFFLNGKELKFKGVCLHHDLGPLGAAHNESALRHRLLKLKEMGANAIRSTHNPSDPSLVRLTDELGFLFIAEAFDEWEVPKTENGYNTLWNEWAEKDLAALIHRDRNHPSLIMWSIGNEIREQTKKDGAKNAQFLTDICHREDPSRPSTAGFNNWKGAIANGLADAVDIPGWNYKPNKYEAIHKQHPKWKMYGSETASTVSSRGEYFFPAKEGKHKIRPSLHSNSFDMDFPNWAQTPDREFKAQDKHKFIMGEFVWTGYDYLGEPTPYNEEWPTKSSYFGIIDLAGIPKDRFYLYKSKWSNEKVLHVLPHWNWKEGQTVSVHAYTNYNKAELFINGKSMGIKTKNNNSLYDTYRLRWDNITYHSGEMKVVALNDQNEAIEEVVKQTAGIPYQLKIEVDRSEVQANGEEVIYASVSILDKNRQLCPKADQLVTFNVEGQGTLRAVGNGDPTSLESFVAPKRKAFNGMCMAILQSTKEEGKITMTASSQGLAPATITIHTQQTL
- a CDS encoding RagB/SusD family nutrient uptake outer membrane protein, producing the protein MKKALITLLSAASCMSCSNFLELKDNNTLNQDSFWNTEEHLELAVTAAYESLTPEEMFGRGYRDLDVISDNGYNEWTWMQYWDISVGQHNPAVERINWVWNDNYKGIRRANEILDNAPGMNIDEDLKDTSLGEAYFLRALFYNNLSMLFKNVPLILKVVSPEEAKIEKSSNEEVVNQIIEDLSTAIELLPDSGETPGRINKYAALALRARVYLYNKQYENAVKDCEEVINSGKYSLVDDYAFLFSNEGQNSEESIFSVQFVSNMKSGEKFSGTYKKQPQSHFGVLPNLVYDFYTKNGLKPEDDPDATPFSEWSDEKGIPLTAEQLEEKGLSIFDYWAEFNNRDPRLDVSVLRGGEPWVDQAKWDNVVKATRYGIQKYIRTEVGLYEDGDKNFMVLRYADVLLMFAEAKNELSGPSGDVFAALNQVRRRVSMPDFDSSLDQAGLREEIRHERRVELAFEGLRYFDELRWETAKNDFENKVIFHERTFNEGKHYWWPIPQTEIDRNPNLTQNPGW
- a CDS encoding glycosyl hydrolase, with protein sequence MKNKYLKLSLLIPFLATLFFGCEMDDMINNRPIPGEEEEEEYVSYGKKGFGQTTKSHVWSNCVSLSQPFWHYSWGPDYPQGLPDNVEFVPMLWGRNNVAEKVETLKQLAAEGKIKYLLGFNEPDKEDQSHMSVEEAIELWPLLESVGVPLGSPAPASLNSGWLDEFMTQANAKGLRVDFICIHRYTDSIDPNKWMEAFQGSYTKWGLPIWITEMGLADWNATTPENNKRTKEQAYDLMEALLPMMDEADYIQRYAWFDGGRAKNQAALHISAVYEQNSDVLTDLGILYSEHDPNLKAGGGNSEIPEPGDYGLVVDGGFELRNADGAWSGYDNGFTEETEARKGIVSGKIQPDNNGDGGSMLQAIEVEPNTTYSFSYSTKWAEVPDGTIKVQVQDRSMDSKPEGGWPQLYIEPIAETTEWTDVSASFTTTESTSKVYLVFYKGGTNDETNAGLTTLYIDEVSVFKTGDAEPTPDPEPNPVPDSGIIVDGGFEQVTAGPFPSSSASSWYGFDGSFVNDVAEAHTGSQYAVLATDNNGDGAFINHVISTINANKVYTLDMHSKWLQVPTTEGSIRVFDVTDGGKVTLLDGKFSKETAWTKDTFTFETSATTSEIRITIIKPGGEKDNSVMIDDVLLFETGDVEVPPVEDDDLVQEGGFEGVELGALKADSSPWSGYGSGSTDIVGTSLTTPYEGDQCARLKKDEASLIQTIAVESGKTYVFSFYTKWEDGAGSNLKFTIKPSNNGSIKTQEVITATTDWAETTFEYTVPDGHTSLTCNIYKTKNTSGGYFLVDNVSVTEKK